One Symphalangus syndactylus isolate Jambi chromosome 9, NHGRI_mSymSyn1-v2.1_pri, whole genome shotgun sequence DNA segment encodes these proteins:
- the FZD9 gene encoding frizzled-9, protein MAVAPLRGALLLWQLLAAGGAALEIGRFDPERGRGAAPCQAVEIPMCRGIGYNLTRMPNLLGHTSQGEAAAELAEFAPLVQYGCDSHLRFFLCSLYAPMCTDQVSTPIPACRPMCEQARLRCAPIMEQFNFGWPDSLDCARLPTRNDPHALCMEAPENATAGPAEPHKGLGMLPVAPRPARPPGDLGPGSDGSGTCENPEKFQYVEKSRSCAPRCGPGVEVFWSRRDKDFALVWMAVWSALCFFSTAFTVLTFLLEPHRFQYPERPIIFLSMCYNVYSLAFLIRAVAGAQSVACDQEAGALYVIQEGLENTGCTLVFLLLYYFGMASSLWWVVLTLTWFLAAGKKWGHEAIEAHGSYFHMAAWGLPALKTIVILTLRKVAGDELTGLCYVASTDAAALTGFVLVPLSGYLVLGSSFLLTGFVALFHIRKIMKTGGTNTEKLEKLMVKIGVFSILYTVPATCVIVCYVYERLNMDFWRLRATEQPCAAAAGTGGRRDCSLPEGSVPTVAVFMLKIFMSLVVGITSGVWVWSSKTFQTWQSLCYRKIAASRARAKACRAPGSYGRGTHCHYKAPTVVLHMTKTDPSLENPTHL, encoded by the coding sequence ATGGCCGTGGCGCCTCTGCGGGGGGCGCTGCTGCTGTGGCAGCTGCTGGCGGCGGGCGGCGCGGCACTGGAGATCGGCCGCTTCGACCCGGAGCGCGGGCGCGGGGCTGCGCCGTGCCAGGCGGTGGAGATCCCCATGTGCCGCGGCATCGGCTACAACCTGACCCGCATGCCCAACCTGCTGGGCCACACGTCGCAGGGCGAGGCGGCCGCCGAGCTGGCGGAGTTCGCGCCGCTGGTGCAGTACGGCTGCGACAGCCACCTGCGCTTCTTCCTGTGCTCGCTCTACGCGCCCATGTGCACCGACCAGGTCTCGACGCCCATTCCCGCCTGCCGGCCCATGTGCGAGCAGGCGCGCCTGCGCTGCGCGCCCATCATGGAACAGTTCAACTTTGGCTGGCCGGACTCGCTCGACTGCGCCCGGCTGCCCACGCGCAACGACCCGCACGCGCTGTGCATGGAGGCGCCCGAGAACGCCACGGCCGGCCCCGCGGAGCCCCACAAGGGCCTGGGCATGCTGCCCGTGGCGCCGCGGCCCGCGCGCCCTCCCGGAGACCTGGGCCCAGGCTCGGACGGCAGTGGCACTTGCGAGAATCCCGAGAAGTTCCAGTACGTGGAGAAGAGCCGCTCGTGTGCACCGCGCTGCGGGCCCGGCGTCGAGGTGTTCTGGTCCCGGCGCGACAAGGACTTCGCACTGGTCTGGATGGCCGTGTGGTCGGCGCTGTGCTTCTTCTCCACCGCCTTCACCGTGCTCACCTTCTTGCTGGAGCCCCACCGCTTCCAGTATCCCGAGCGCCCCATCATCTTCCTCTCCATGTGCTACAACGTCTACTCGCTGGCCTTCCTGATCCGCGCGGTGGCCGGAGCGCAGAGCGTGGCCTGTGACCAGGAGGCGGGCGCGCTCTACGTGATCCAGGAGGGCCTGGAGAACACGGGCTGCACACTGGTCTTCCTGCTGCTCTACTACTTCGGCATGGCCAGCTCGCTTTGGTGGGTGGTCCTGACGCTCACCTGGTTCCTGGCGGCCGGGAAGAAATGGGGCCACGAGGCCATCGAGGCCCACGGCAGCTACTTCCACATGGCTGCCTGGGGCCTGCCCGCGCTCAAGACCATCGTCATCCTGACCCTGCGCAAGGTGGCGGGGGATGAGCTGACCGGGCTCTGCTACGTGGCCAGCACGGATGCAGCGGCGCTCACGGGCTTCGTGCTGGTGCCCCTCTCCGGCTACCTGGTGCTGGGCAGTAGTTTCCTCCTGACCGGCTTCGTGGCCCTCTTCCACATCCGCAAGATCATGAAGACGGGCGGCACCAACACAGAGAAGCTGGAGAAGCTCATGGTCAAGATCGGGGTCTTCTCCATCCTCTACACGGTGCCCGCCACCTGCGTCATCGTTTGCTACGTCTACGAACGCCTCAACATGGACTTCTGGCGCCTTCGGGCGACAGAGCAGCCATGCGCAGCGGCCGCGGGGACCGGAGGCCGGAGGGACTGCTCACTGCCAGAGGGCTCGGTGCCTACCGTGGCGGTCTTCATGCTCAAAATTTTCATGTCACTGGTGGTGGGGATCACCAGCGGCGTCTGGGTGTGGAGCTCCAAGACTTTCCAGACCTGGCAGAGCCTGTGCTACCGCAAGATAGCAGCTAGCCGGGCCCGGGCCAAGGCCTGCCGGGCCCCCGGGAGCTACGGACGTGGCACGCACTGCCACTATAAGGCTCCCACCGTGGTCTTGCACATGACTAAGACGGACCCCTCTCTGGAGAACCCCACACACCTCTAG